A stretch of Microtus pennsylvanicus isolate mMicPen1 chromosome 5, mMicPen1.hap1, whole genome shotgun sequence DNA encodes these proteins:
- the Lyrm1 gene encoding LYR motif-containing protein 1, with the protein MTTATRQEVLGLYRRIFRLARKWQAASGQMEDTIKEKQYILNEARTLFQKNKNLTDLDLIKQCIDECTARIEIGLHYQIPYPRPIHLPPMGLTPLRGRRLQTQEKLRKLSKPVYLQSHDEIS; encoded by the exons ATGACAACCGCAACACGACAGGAAGTCCTTGGCCTCTACCGACGCATTTTCAGGCTTGCGCGGAAATGGCAGGCAGCATCAGGGCAGATGGAAGACACCATCAAAGAAAAACAGTACATACTAAATGAAGCCAGAACACtgttccagaaaaacaaaaat CTCACGGACCTGGACCTGATTAAGCAGTGTATAGACGAGTGCACAGCCAGGATTGAGATCGGACTGCATTACCAGATTCCGTATCCAAGGCCA ATTCATCTGCCTCCAATGGGTCTCACCCCACTACGAGGCCGGAGACTACAAACCCAAGAGAAACTGAGGAAACTTTCCAAACCAGTGTATCTGCAGTCTCACGACGAAATTTCCTAA